In a single window of the Fibrobacter sp. genome:
- a CDS encoding helix-turn-helix domain-containing protein, whose amino-acid sequence MKNELLTFNDLPQVVAQLRDEVMGMKVALLNLQNGTTQQKRENTHRPMSVEEAAEYTRLPLGTMYQKLAEGIIPGTKPGKRWVIYQDELDKWLDANRKNEVPMSADEFNAAVLASHRRKPKNVRV is encoded by the coding sequence ATGAAGAATGAATTATTGACTTTCAATGACCTACCTCAGGTCGTTGCCCAGCTTCGGGATGAAGTGATGGGCATGAAGGTGGCACTGCTGAACCTTCAGAACGGAACAACTCAGCAGAAGAGAGAGAACACACATCGTCCCATGAGCGTAGAGGAAGCAGCCGAATACACACGTCTGCCCCTTGGCACCATGTATCAGAAGCTGGCAGAGGGTATCATCCCTGGCACCAAGCCCGGCAAGCGTTGGGTCATCTATCAGGATGAGCTCGACAAGTGGCTTGATGCCAACCGCAAGAACGAGGTGCCCATGTCTGCCGATGAGTTCAATGCTGCTGTCCTCGCCTCTCATCGTCGCAAGCCAAAGAATGTACGCGTATGA